The following coding sequences are from one Halobaculum sp. XH14 window:
- a CDS encoding ATP-binding cassette domain-containing protein translates to MSSTSEAIRVESLRREFDATTAVDGLSFAVEEGELFGLLGPNGAGKSTLINMLCTLLAPTGGTASVAGHDVRTDTAGVRDSIGIVFQEPALDEELTAEENLAFHARLYGLDRAERAERIGEVLALVDLVDERDTLVKQFSDGMKRRLEIARGLVHRPAVLFLDEPTLGLDAGTRRDTWAYIRRLNDEAGVTVVLTTHYMDEADQLCDRVAVVDSGRIVALDAPQALKDDLGGDVISVELADGDDADRLTAALRDRPWVASVEETADGLAVTVERGETKIPALVGVAADVGATVTAVGLHSPTLETVFLSLTGTTMAESAEPDASSEASESDDSGSLERSDSFDGRDGRVGRDGATAATAAEGDE, encoded by the coding sequence GTGTCTTCCACGTCCGAGGCCATCCGCGTCGAGTCGCTTCGCAGGGAGTTCGACGCGACGACGGCCGTCGACGGCCTCTCGTTCGCCGTCGAGGAGGGCGAGCTGTTCGGCCTCCTCGGCCCCAACGGGGCGGGCAAGTCGACGCTCATCAACATGCTGTGTACGCTCCTGGCGCCCACCGGCGGGACCGCCTCGGTCGCCGGCCACGACGTGCGGACCGACACGGCCGGCGTCCGCGACAGCATCGGCATCGTGTTCCAGGAGCCGGCGCTCGACGAGGAACTGACCGCCGAGGAGAACCTCGCCTTCCACGCCCGGCTGTACGGGCTCGACCGGGCCGAGCGCGCCGAACGCATCGGCGAGGTGCTCGCGCTCGTGGACCTCGTGGACGAGCGGGACACGCTCGTCAAGCAGTTCTCCGACGGCATGAAGCGCCGCCTGGAGATCGCGCGGGGACTCGTCCACCGGCCCGCCGTGCTGTTCCTCGACGAGCCGACGCTCGGACTCGACGCCGGAACCAGACGCGACACCTGGGCGTACATCCGCCGGTTGAACGACGAGGCCGGCGTGACGGTGGTGCTGACGACCCACTACATGGACGAGGCCGACCAGCTCTGTGACCGGGTCGCCGTCGTCGATTCGGGCCGCATCGTCGCGCTCGACGCGCCGCAGGCGCTGAAGGACGACCTCGGCGGCGACGTGATCTCGGTCGAACTGGCCGACGGCGACGACGCCGACCGTCTCACGGCCGCGTTGCGCGACCGTCCCTGGGTGGCGAGCGTCGAGGAGACGGCCGACGGGCTCGCCGTGACCGTCGAGCGCGGCGAGACGAAGATTCCCGCGCTCGTGGGCGTCGCCGCCGACGTCGGCGCGACCGTCACCGCCGTCGGCCTCCACTCGCCGACGCTGGAGACGGTGTTCCTCTCGCTCACCGGCACCACGATGGCCGAATCCGCCGAACCGGACGCGTCCTCAGAGGCGTCCGAGTCGGATGATTCCGGGAGTTTGGAGCGTTCGGACAGTTTTGACGGGCGGGACGGCCGGGTCGGCCGCGACGGGGCGACGGCCGCGACCGCCGCGGAGGGAGACGAATGA
- a CDS encoding ABC transporter permease, whose amino-acid sequence MSLVEPGAIYALWLRDVKRFVRSPSRVVGSLLTPLLFLVFLGSGLSGARIPGMPEGVDYLQYLVPGIAGFAMLFGASFAGLSILADRDVGFLKEILVAPVSRTSIVLGWIAGGSTTAFVQGSLIILLSIPLGFRVQSPLSLPLAGVVLVLLATTFVGFGIALASGFKDSQGFGLIIQFVIFPLFLLSGALFPLSGLPTPVQYLALANPLTYGVDALRGVLIGTSTYPLALDFAALAASATVMVALGAALFERVEAV is encoded by the coding sequence ATGAGTCTCGTCGAACCGGGCGCGATCTACGCGCTCTGGCTCCGGGACGTGAAGCGGTTCGTGCGGTCGCCCTCGCGGGTCGTCGGCTCGCTGCTGACGCCGCTGCTGTTCCTCGTCTTCCTCGGCTCGGGACTGAGCGGCGCGCGCATCCCCGGGATGCCGGAGGGGGTCGACTACCTCCAGTACCTCGTGCCGGGCATCGCCGGGTTCGCCATGCTGTTCGGGGCCTCGTTCGCCGGGCTGTCGATCCTCGCCGACCGGGACGTCGGCTTCCTCAAGGAGATCCTCGTCGCGCCGGTGAGCCGCACCTCCATCGTGCTCGGCTGGATCGCCGGCGGGTCGACGACCGCGTTCGTCCAGGGGAGCCTCATCATCCTGCTGTCCATCCCGCTCGGCTTCCGGGTGCAGAGCCCGCTCTCGCTCCCGCTCGCGGGGGTCGTGCTGGTGCTGCTGGCGACGACGTTCGTCGGCTTCGGCATCGCGCTCGCGTCCGGGTTCAAGGACAGCCAGGGGTTCGGGCTCATCATCCAGTTCGTCATCTTCCCGCTCTTTCTCCTCTCGGGGGCGCTGTTCCCGCTCTCGGGGCTGCCGACGCCGGTGCAGTACCTCGCGCTGGCGAACCCGCTGACCTACGGCGTCGACGCGCTGCGGGGCGTCCTCATCGGCACGTCGACGTACCCGCTGGCGCTGGATTTCGCCGCGCTCGCCGCCTCCGCGACCGTCATGGTGGCGCTCGGGGCCGCGCTGTTCGAGCGCGTCGAGGCTGTGTAG